From Pseudoalteromonas rubra, one genomic window encodes:
- a CDS encoding glycosyltransferase family 2 protein gives MPLVSIITPVYNAESFIAKTIDTVINQTFTDWEYVLVDDCSTDRSYEFIKEQYKDDKRIRVIQLEKNAGAGVARNAGLAESQGQIIAFLDADDLWEPEKLERQVKFMREGGFPIVHASYTFIDENDHVISGKVNVSNTVDLISYMRNTEIGMSTAIVDKAVVGDFRLENIRTRQDTKLWLTLLSRGFTAHGLDIPLVKYRIRKGQISGNKIVIAFRTLKVFWSVKTLNPLLRLYNFMFYSFNSVKKRASK, from the coding sequence ATGCCTTTAGTATCCATTATTACTCCGGTCTATAACGCTGAAAGCTTTATAGCAAAAACAATTGATACTGTTATCAATCAGACATTCACCGACTGGGAGTATGTATTAGTTGATGATTGCTCAACTGATAGAAGCTATGAGTTCATCAAAGAGCAATATAAAGATGATAAACGGATAAGGGTAATACAGCTTGAGAAAAATGCTGGAGCTGGCGTAGCTAGAAACGCTGGCCTGGCAGAATCACAAGGTCAAATTATTGCCTTCCTTGATGCGGATGACTTATGGGAACCTGAAAAACTCGAAAGACAAGTCAAGTTCATGAGAGAAGGGGGGTTTCCGATAGTACATGCAAGCTATACTTTTATTGATGAGAATGACCATGTTATTAGCGGTAAAGTCAATGTCAGTAATACAGTAGATCTTATTAGCTATATGAGGAATACGGAAATTGGAATGTCTACAGCGATTGTTGATAAAGCGGTTGTTGGAGATTTTCGTTTAGAAAATATTCGAACTAGACAGGATACTAAACTTTGGCTAACTCTGTTAAGTCGCGGATTTACAGCTCATGGGTTAGATATACCCCTCGTAAAATACCGAATTAGAAAGGGGCAAATAAGTGGGAATAAAATAGTTATTGCTTTTAGGACTTTAAAAGTTTTTTGGTCTGTAAAGACGCTTAACCCACTTCTTAGGTTATATAATTTTATGTTTTACTCTTTCAATAGTGTAAAGAAAAGGGCAAGTAAGTAA
- a CDS encoding mannose-1-phosphate guanylyltransferase/mannose-6-phosphate isomerase, whose translation MISPIILAGGSGTRLWPLSRGNYPKQFLKLHGENTMLQETILRLNGLEHAPAMLICNEEHRFIAAEQVRQIGAAHSGIFLEPVGRNTAPAIALAAFKSVESNQDALLLILAADHVIENQAAFQESVNKAKSLAERGKLVTFGIVGNTPETGYGYIKRGIEVEHGFVVDSFVEKPSLKTAQEYIASGDYYWNSGMFLFKASRYLEELKIFRPDIYEACEKAVKVQNSDMDFVRVDKGAFEACPEESIDYAVMEHTKDAVVVPMDASWNDVGGFAALWQVSEQDEDGNAFIGDVKSVDTKNTLVFGEDKLVTTVGVEDLVIVNTKDAVLVAHKDESQKVKQIVSQLKADERSEVTFHREVYRPWGKYDSVDNGERFQVKRITVKPGAKLSVQMHHHRAEHWIVVSGTAKVQIDNTEQFVTENESVYIPITAVHALENPGKVDLELIEVQSGSYLGEDDIVRFEDRYGRVKG comes from the coding sequence ATGATTTCACCAATTATTTTGGCGGGCGGCTCAGGTACTCGATTGTGGCCATTGTCACGCGGCAACTACCCAAAGCAATTTTTAAAATTGCATGGTGAGAACACCATGCTACAAGAGACTATTCTAAGACTAAACGGGCTTGAACACGCACCAGCTATGTTAATTTGCAATGAAGAACATCGCTTTATTGCTGCTGAGCAAGTTCGTCAAATTGGTGCTGCACACAGCGGTATCTTTTTAGAGCCAGTAGGTCGTAACACCGCGCCAGCTATTGCATTAGCAGCCTTTAAATCAGTTGAAAGCAATCAAGATGCATTACTTCTTATTTTGGCTGCAGATCACGTTATTGAAAACCAAGCTGCATTCCAAGAAAGCGTGAACAAAGCAAAGTCGTTAGCAGAGCGAGGTAAGCTAGTGACTTTTGGTATTGTTGGTAACACGCCTGAAACAGGTTATGGCTATATTAAACGCGGAATAGAAGTTGAGCACGGTTTTGTCGTTGATAGTTTTGTTGAAAAGCCAAGCTTAAAAACGGCACAAGAATATATTGCAAGTGGTGATTACTACTGGAATAGCGGTATGTTCTTATTTAAAGCAAGTCGTTATCTTGAAGAGCTAAAAATATTTCGCCCAGATATTTATGAAGCGTGTGAAAAAGCCGTTAAAGTACAAAATAGTGACATGGACTTTGTGCGTGTAGACAAAGGCGCATTTGAAGCATGTCCAGAAGAGTCAATAGATTATGCTGTCATGGAGCACACCAAGGATGCAGTTGTGGTACCAATGGATGCAAGTTGGAATGATGTAGGGGGGTTTGCTGCATTATGGCAAGTGTCTGAACAAGATGAAGACGGCAATGCCTTCATAGGTGATGTTAAATCAGTTGATACAAAAAACACGCTTGTGTTCGGTGAAGATAAGTTAGTTACAACCGTTGGTGTTGAAGACTTGGTGATCGTCAATACAAAAGATGCCGTGCTTGTTGCACACAAAGACGAGTCTCAAAAAGTAAAGCAAATTGTTAGTCAACTAAAAGCAGATGAGCGTTCAGAAGTCACATTCCACCGCGAAGTATATCGTCCTTGGGGTAAATACGATTCAGTAGACAATGGTGAACGTTTTCAGGTTAAGCGTATTACGGTAAAACCGGGTGCCAAATTATCAGTGCAAATGCACCATCACAGAGCTGAGCATTGGATTGTGGTATCAGGTACTGCAAAAGTGCAAATCGATAATACAGAGCAGTTTGTTACCGAGAATGAGTCAGTATACATTCCAATTACAGCTGTTCATGCATTAGAAAACCCAGGTAAAGTCGATTTAGAACTTATTGAAGTTCAATCAGGTTCATACTTAGGTGAAGATGATATTGTGCGTTTTGAAGACCGTTACGGCAGAGTAAAAGGCTAA
- a CDS encoding phosphomannomutase, producing the protein MNTKSVIQSSGIAFGTSGARGLVADFTPEVCAAFSIAFAQSITGEFAFNTIAIAIDNRPSSLDIAKACAAGLKQFNIEVVYYGVVPTPALAYTSIQDNMPCIMVTGSHIPFDRNGLKFYRPDGEITKQDELAILAADFVFSELDLSGIDLPISDKAKNAYIARYTNLFNGETLAGKRVGIYEHSSAGRDIYKSLFEQLGAEVICLGRSDEFIPIDTEAVSDEDKHRSKVWVSDYHLDMLFSTDGDGDRPLVAGEDGEWLRGDILGLLCSQALSIEALATPVSCSTAIELSGSFKTVTRTKIGSPYVIEAFSDLNKTYRRVAGFEANGGYLLASDLEFNGKALKALPTRDAVLPALVVITMGNSIASLHKTLPQRFTVSDRLKDFATEKSKALIAELSENPNEFLNSLGLGEAKVVCKRDGLRITAENGDVVHLRPSGNAPELRCYAESNSEQEALCLMNRAFTLVNQS; encoded by the coding sequence ATGAATACAAAATCAGTGATTCAATCAAGTGGTATTGCATTCGGTACTAGTGGTGCTAGAGGTCTTGTAGCTGACTTTACACCTGAAGTGTGCGCAGCATTTTCAATTGCGTTCGCTCAGAGTATTACAGGCGAGTTCGCTTTTAATACAATCGCCATTGCGATTGATAATCGCCCAAGCAGCTTGGATATCGCCAAAGCCTGCGCAGCAGGTCTAAAGCAATTTAATATAGAGGTTGTTTATTATGGTGTAGTGCCAACACCTGCACTTGCTTATACATCGATACAAGATAACATGCCTTGTATTATGGTTACAGGCAGTCATATTCCATTTGATAGAAATGGTTTAAAGTTTTATCGTCCTGATGGTGAAATCACTAAGCAAGATGAATTAGCTATTTTAGCTGCTGATTTTGTTTTTTCTGAGTTAGACCTATCTGGTATCGATTTACCAATAAGTGACAAAGCAAAAAATGCTTATATTGCTAGGTATACAAATCTGTTTAATGGTGAGACGCTAGCAGGTAAAAGAGTAGGTATATACGAGCACTCCAGTGCAGGTAGGGATATCTATAAATCATTATTTGAACAATTGGGTGCAGAAGTTATTTGCTTAGGCCGTAGTGATGAGTTCATCCCAATAGATACCGAGGCTGTGTCTGATGAAGATAAACACAGGTCAAAAGTGTGGGTAAGTGATTATCACTTAGACATGTTGTTTTCAACGGATGGCGACGGTGATAGACCACTAGTTGCAGGTGAAGATGGCGAGTGGTTGAGAGGTGATATTTTAGGTCTGCTTTGTAGCCAAGCACTATCAATAGAAGCGCTTGCAACACCGGTTAGCTGTAGTACAGCAATAGAGTTATCAGGTAGCTTTAAAACAGTGACCAGAACAAAAATTGGCTCGCCTTATGTAATAGAAGCCTTTTCAGACTTAAACAAAACTTACAGGCGAGTAGCGGGTTTTGAAGCAAATGGTGGTTACTTATTAGCGAGTGACCTCGAGTTTAACGGTAAAGCACTTAAGGCACTACCAACAAGAGATGCTGTGTTACCTGCGCTTGTTGTAATAACAATGGGTAATAGCATAGCAAGCTTGCACAAGACATTGCCACAACGTTTTACTGTAAGTGATAGGCTTAAAGACTTTGCTACAGAGAAAAGTAAAGCGCTCATAGCGGAGCTAAGTGAAAATCCTAATGAATTTCTCAATAGCTTGGGCTTAGGAGAAGCGAAGGTCGTTTGTAAAAGAGACGGTTTAAGGATTACTGCGGAAAATGGTGATGTGGTTCATTTAAGGCCATCTGGCAACGCGCCGGAGCTGAGGTGTTACGCTGAGTCAAATTCGGAGCAAGAAGCCCTATGCTTAATGAATAGAGCTTTTACATTGGTGAATCAAAGTTAA
- a CDS encoding IS256 family transposase yields the protein MNKDNNVVPLTAPENPLEQVLKQGAQQLLASAIEAELAELLEQFSHERLDDGRLRVVRNGFQPERMIQTGLGDIPVRVPKVRDRKDKEVKFNSKLVPPYLKRTKNIEELVPWLYLRGISTGEMQPALASLLGENAKGLSANTVSRLKASWEQEYLAWARRDLSRRRFVYVWADGIYSKVRMDDKLCLLVVIGVDETGRKELLAISDGVRESEQSWTEVLNQLNAQGLAAAPKLAIGDGALGFWNAVTKVWPTTRHQRCWVHKTANILNKVPKSMQPKIKSGLQDIWMAESKESALKAYDLFDKNYGVKYPKATDCLRKDKEEMLAFYDFPAEHWLSIRTTNPIESTFATIRLRTNKTKSCGSRNTTLSMAFKLAQLAEKKWYRLRGFKLLADVIEGITFKNGERIEQDQTEHQAAFIHQI from the coding sequence ATGAACAAAGATAATAACGTAGTTCCACTCACCGCACCAGAGAACCCGCTAGAGCAAGTATTGAAGCAAGGTGCCCAACAGTTACTTGCTTCAGCCATTGAGGCTGAGCTAGCCGAACTTCTAGAGCAATTCTCCCATGAGCGCCTTGATGATGGCCGATTAAGAGTTGTGCGTAACGGCTTCCAGCCTGAGAGGATGATCCAAACTGGTCTTGGTGATATCCCAGTCAGAGTGCCAAAAGTGAGGGATAGAAAAGATAAAGAAGTTAAGTTTAACAGTAAGTTAGTCCCGCCTTACCTGAAGCGGACTAAAAATATCGAAGAATTGGTACCCTGGCTCTATCTACGTGGGATCTCCACGGGAGAGATGCAGCCTGCTCTTGCATCACTGCTTGGCGAGAATGCTAAAGGGCTGTCGGCAAACACAGTCTCACGACTAAAAGCGAGCTGGGAGCAAGAATACCTGGCTTGGGCTCGGCGAGACTTGAGCCGCCGCCGTTTCGTTTATGTCTGGGCTGATGGGATCTACAGCAAAGTCAGAATGGACGACAAGCTATGCTTACTTGTTGTAATAGGCGTTGATGAAACGGGCCGAAAGGAGTTGCTTGCAATATCTGACGGCGTTAGAGAATCAGAGCAAAGTTGGACAGAGGTATTGAACCAACTCAATGCTCAAGGGTTAGCAGCTGCGCCGAAGCTGGCGATTGGTGACGGCGCGTTAGGGTTTTGGAATGCCGTGACTAAGGTATGGCCAACGACTCGGCACCAACGATGCTGGGTCCATAAGACGGCAAACATTTTAAATAAAGTGCCAAAATCCATGCAGCCAAAAATCAAGTCTGGCTTGCAAGATATCTGGATGGCAGAAAGCAAGGAGTCCGCGCTCAAAGCTTATGATTTATTTGATAAAAACTATGGGGTCAAGTATCCGAAAGCAACTGATTGTTTGCGTAAGGATAAAGAAGAAATGCTGGCGTTCTATGATTTTCCAGCGGAGCACTGGCTCTCGATTAGAACAACGAATCCAATAGAGTCGACTTTCGCAACAATTAGGCTGAGAACTAACAAAACCAAGAGTTGCGGTAGCAGAAACACCACGCTGAGCATGGCATTCAAACTTGCTCAGCTAGCAGAAAAGAAATGGTACCGGTTACGTGGCTTTAAGCTGCTGGCCGATGTCATTGAAGGCATTACCTTCAAAAACGGTGAACGAATAGAACAAGATCAGACAGAGCATCAAGCGGCTTTCATACACCAGATTTGA
- a CDS encoding sugar transferase — MAKRLFDIFFSLLGILILLPFYLIIAILIKRDSPGNVIFKQKRVGKNGHEFHVYKFRTMVVDAESKGMKITVGRDPRITNLGHFLRKYKLDELPQIFNVLFGSMSFVGPRPEVKEYIDEYPEAVRKEVLSVKPGITDNASIEFREESNILSRSPDPRKTYIEDILPVKQRYYLDYVRDRSLLGDVKIIIKTIWEVAR, encoded by the coding sequence GTGGCTAAGCGTCTTTTTGATATATTTTTTTCATTATTAGGGATTTTGATTCTATTACCTTTTTACTTGATTATCGCCATTTTGATAAAGAGAGACTCTCCTGGCAATGTAATCTTTAAGCAAAAGAGAGTTGGTAAAAATGGGCACGAGTTTCACGTTTACAAATTCAGAACTATGGTTGTAGATGCTGAAAGTAAGGGAATGAAGATTACAGTAGGGCGTGATCCAAGAATTACTAATTTAGGGCACTTCTTAAGGAAATATAAGCTTGATGAACTGCCGCAAATCTTCAATGTTCTTTTCGGAAGCATGAGCTTCGTTGGTCCAAGGCCAGAAGTAAAAGAGTATATAGATGAGTACCCTGAAGCTGTGAGAAAGGAAGTTTTATCTGTTAAACCCGGTATAACCGATAATGCTTCGATTGAGTTTAGAGAAGAGAGTAATATTCTGTCTCGCTCTCCTGACCCGAGAAAAACTTACATAGAAGATATCTTGCCTGTCAAACAGAGATATTATTTGGATTATGTGAGAGATAGATCACTTTTGGGTGATGTTAAAATAATTATTAAAACTATTTGGGAAGTGGCCCGGTAG
- a CDS encoding DegT/DnrJ/EryC1/StrS family aminotransferase, translating into MEFIPYALPMIGKEEIAEVVDTLESGWLTTGKKTKDFETQFADYIGAEFALAVNSATAGLHLALEALGVGPGDKVITTVHTFTATAEVIRYLGADPIFVDIEGDSFNIDVDEVESAIEAHENVKVIIPVHYAGQAANIDRLMLIAKKHGIKILEDAAHALPATHNSKKVGTMGDITVFSFYANKTITTGEGGMIVTNNAEYRDRMSCMRLHGISRDVFDRFTSKKPSWHYNVVAPGYKYNLTDIASSIGMHQLKKADILKDRREAIAQAYNEGFAGLPLKTPYLVNPEDVHSWHLYVVQLDLDSLTISRDRFIELMAESGIGTSVHYIPLHRHPYWKENYKLDARCFPKSEYAYNRIVSLPNYPKMSDEQVERVIKTVRSILVENMKGG; encoded by the coding sequence ATGGAATTCATTCCTTATGCTCTTCCAATGATAGGAAAGGAAGAGATTGCAGAAGTGGTAGATACTTTAGAGTCGGGTTGGTTAACGACTGGGAAAAAAACAAAAGATTTTGAAACACAATTCGCAGATTATATTGGAGCTGAATTTGCTCTTGCAGTTAACTCTGCAACGGCAGGATTACATTTAGCGTTGGAAGCGCTCGGTGTCGGCCCTGGTGACAAGGTAATTACAACCGTTCACACTTTTACTGCAACTGCTGAAGTTATTAGATATTTGGGTGCAGATCCTATATTCGTTGATATCGAAGGGGATAGCTTTAATATTGATGTAGATGAGGTGGAAAGCGCAATAGAAGCGCATGAGAATGTAAAAGTTATAATACCAGTTCACTATGCAGGGCAAGCTGCCAATATTGATAGACTTATGCTCATAGCTAAAAAACATGGTATTAAGATACTTGAAGATGCTGCCCATGCTTTACCAGCGACGCATAATAGTAAGAAGGTTGGTACTATGGGGGACATTACCGTTTTTAGTTTTTATGCAAATAAAACAATTACGACTGGTGAAGGCGGTATGATAGTGACCAATAACGCTGAATATAGAGATAGGATGTCTTGTATGCGCTTGCACGGTATTAGTCGTGATGTTTTTGATCGCTTTACATCGAAAAAACCTTCATGGCATTACAATGTAGTTGCTCCTGGTTATAAATATAATTTGACGGATATTGCTTCTTCTATAGGGATGCACCAGCTTAAAAAAGCAGATATATTAAAAGATCGAAGGGAAGCTATCGCGCAAGCATATAATGAAGGTTTTGCAGGCCTTCCACTAAAAACTCCATATTTAGTCAACCCTGAGGACGTACATTCCTGGCACTTATATGTTGTGCAATTGGATTTGGATTCCCTGACGATTTCTAGAGATCGCTTTATTGAGCTAATGGCAGAATCGGGTATTGGTACTTCAGTTCACTATATACCATTACATAGACATCCGTATTGGAAAGAAAATTATAAACTGGACGCTAGGTGTTTTCCCAAATCAGAATATGCTTATAATCGTATAGTGAGCTTACCGAACTACCCTAAAATGAGTGATGAGCAGGTTGAAAGAGTAATTAAAACAGTTAGGTCAATTTTGGTGGAGAATATGAAAGGTGGCTAA
- a CDS encoding polysaccharide biosynthesis protein encodes MDSWFRTLCNASRSKKRLYTLLIDSIFIFSAFWLALIVLLDSLTPFFEVKNWLLLSLILPISLFTFVNLGLYRAVLRYVGMQVIGAIVLGAIVSAVILVLSSFFAHVSIPRTMPVIYSWLLILSVGGSRIFVRAMLGRIATINKTPVVIYGAGSAGRQLAPAIGAGDEYYVSAFIDDDKSKQGAILQGIPVITFDGIFSLIERKRVKKILLAMPSESRARRKEILAQLENLPLEVMTIPGMADVLEGRATLDEIKDVEIEDLLGRDPVTPKQDLLDANIRGKAVMVTGAGGSIGSELCRQIVKQSPAKLVLFELTEFALYSIEKELNEFIKSRGLDIELIPIMGSVQHINRLETCMIAFGVQTVYHAAAYKHVPLVEHNVVEGVRNNVFGTYYAAIAAINAKVETFVLVSTDKAVRPTNVMGTTKRMAELCLQGLAQNKEKCMHKTRFCMVRFGNVLGSSGSVVPLFRRQIKEGGPITLTHPDITRFFMTIPEAAQLVIQAGAMGKGGDVFVLDMGESVKIKDLAIKMVHLSGLEVKSESNPHGDIEIKCTGLRPGEKLYEELLIGENVKQTSHERIMTANEVMLPLKELENILEPLDKACHDFDHEKIRHLLLEAPTGFNPTDGICDLVWNARQDAELLCESKVVNLKL; translated from the coding sequence GTGGATAGTTGGTTCCGAACTTTATGTAATGCTTCTCGCTCTAAAAAGCGCCTTTATACGCTTCTTATAGATTCTATCTTTATCTTTAGCGCATTTTGGTTAGCTCTTATTGTACTACTAGATAGCTTAACACCATTCTTTGAGGTTAAAAACTGGCTACTTTTATCTCTTATCTTGCCAATTAGCTTATTTACCTTTGTTAATTTAGGTTTATATCGAGCTGTTCTTCGTTACGTAGGTATGCAAGTCATTGGCGCAATTGTCCTAGGTGCTATTGTTAGTGCAGTCATACTTGTACTTAGTTCATTTTTTGCTCACGTGTCAATACCCAGAACTATGCCAGTTATTTATTCGTGGTTACTTATTTTGTCAGTTGGTGGTTCGCGCATTTTCGTAAGAGCTATGTTAGGTCGTATAGCTACTATTAATAAAACGCCAGTCGTTATTTATGGTGCTGGGTCTGCAGGTCGGCAACTCGCGCCTGCGATTGGTGCGGGTGATGAATACTATGTCAGTGCATTTATAGACGATGATAAGTCTAAACAAGGTGCGATACTGCAAGGTATTCCGGTCATTACGTTTGATGGTATTTTTAGTTTAATCGAGCGCAAGAGAGTAAAAAAAATATTACTGGCTATGCCAAGCGAAAGTCGAGCACGTCGTAAAGAGATCCTTGCTCAGCTTGAAAACTTACCACTAGAGGTAATGACAATACCTGGAATGGCCGATGTACTAGAAGGCCGCGCGACTCTTGATGAAATTAAAGATGTAGAAATAGAAGATTTATTAGGTCGTGACCCTGTAACACCTAAGCAAGATTTACTAGATGCCAATATTAGAGGTAAAGCGGTAATGGTAACTGGTGCTGGTGGTTCGATTGGCTCGGAGCTTTGCCGCCAGATTGTAAAGCAGTCACCTGCCAAGCTTGTGTTATTTGAGCTAACAGAGTTTGCGCTTTATTCCATTGAAAAAGAGCTTAATGAATTTATTAAATCTAGAGGGTTAGATATTGAGCTCATACCCATAATGGGCTCGGTTCAGCATATCAACCGCTTAGAAACGTGTATGATTGCCTTTGGGGTGCAAACGGTTTATCACGCTGCTGCTTACAAGCATGTGCCACTAGTTGAGCACAATGTGGTTGAAGGTGTGCGTAACAATGTGTTTGGTACTTACTATGCAGCTATAGCTGCAATAAACGCAAAGGTGGAAACATTTGTATTGGTCAGCACTGACAAAGCGGTTCGGCCAACTAATGTAATGGGTACAACTAAGCGCATGGCAGAACTTTGTTTACAAGGTTTGGCACAAAATAAAGAAAAATGCATGCATAAAACCCGCTTCTGTATGGTGCGTTTTGGTAATGTGCTCGGGTCATCTGGCTCGGTAGTGCCCTTATTCCGTAGGCAAATTAAAGAAGGTGGACCAATTACGCTTACTCACCCTGACATTACACGCTTCTTTATGACTATTCCTGAGGCGGCCCAGTTGGTTATTCAAGCAGGCGCTATGGGTAAGGGTGGTGACGTTTTCGTTTTAGACATGGGTGAATCAGTTAAAATTAAAGATTTGGCCATAAAAATGGTTCATTTGTCGGGTCTTGAGGTGAAGAGTGAGTCTAATCCGCATGGTGATATTGAAATTAAATGCACTGGCTTAAGACCTGGGGAGAAATTGTACGAAGAGCTTTTGATTGGTGAAAATGTTAAGCAGACTTCTCATGAGCGGATTATGACTGCGAACGAAGTGATGTTACCTTTAAAAGAATTAGAGAACATCTTGGAGCCATTAGATAAAGCTTGCCATGACTTTGATCATGAGAAGATAAGACATCTTCTTCTGGAAGCTCCAACTGGGTTCAACCCGACAGATGGGATTTGTGATCTAGTTTGGAATGCGAGACAGGATGCCGAACTTCTGTGTGAAAGCAAGGTGGTTAACCTTAAACTATAG
- a CDS encoding IS3 family transposase (programmed frameshift), which produces MRKSKFTESQIVAMIKEAESGVSVPDLCRKHGIGQSTFYKWRSKYGGMEASDVKRLKELEEENRKLKDMFATLSLKHTMLEEIVGKKAVSTSRRRAWVEHFLKQFGVSVALACEVAGLNRSVYYYTHKRPPDDEVIDALLLLVERHPRWGLPKLFKRLRHQGKTWNKKRVERVYNMLKLNLRRKGKRRVPTRSPEPLSTPEKHNDSWSMDFMSDALSFGHRFRTLNIIDDYNRQALAIEVDTSLTTERVIRTLERVIAWRGKPSQIRVDNGPEFTSSLLESWAQNKNIKLEFNQPGSPYQNGFVERFNRSYREEVLDLYLFDSLQQVREITDEWLEIYNYERPHDALEDMTPVGYLEAA; this is translated from the exons ATGAGAAAAAGCAAGTTCACCGAGTCACAAATTGTTGCCATGATCAAAGAAGCTGAATCGGGTGTATCGGTTCCAGATCTTTGCCGAAAACATGGAATAGGACAGAGCACATTTTATAAATGGCGCTCCAAATATGGCGGCATGGAAGCGTCGGATGTAAAGCGACTGAAAGAACTTGAAGAAGAGAATCGCAAGCTCAAGGACATGTTTGCAACACTGAGTCTGAAACACACTATGCTTGAGGAAATCGTTG GCAAAAAAGCTGTGAGCACAAGCAGGCGCAGAGCGTGGGTTGAGCATTTCCTTAAGCAGTTTGGGGTAAGTGTGGCACTTGCTTGTGAGGTTGCAGGACTAAATCGAAGTGTCTATTACTACACGCACAAGCGGCCACCAGATGATGAGGTAATCGATGCGTTGCTATTGCTTGTAGAGCGTCACCCTCGCTGGGGTTTGCCTAAGTTGTTTAAACGGCTGCGGCATCAGGGCAAAACATGGAACAAGAAGCGTGTTGAACGAGTTTACAATATGCTAAAGCTCAACTTGAGGCGAAAAGGAAAGCGCCGTGTTCCGACACGCAGCCCAGAGCCATTGAGTACGCCGGAAAAGCACAATGATTCTTGGTCTATGGATTTCATGAGCGATGCTTTAAGCTTTGGACATCGCTTCAGAACATTAAATATTATTGATGATTACAATCGGCAAGCACTGGCCATCGAAGTAGATACCAGTTTGACCACAGAGCGGGTTATCAGAACGCTTGAACGAGTGATTGCCTGGCGAGGAAAGCCGTCGCAAATAAGGGTTGATAATGGACCTGAATTTACATCCAGCTTGTTGGAAAGTTGGGCTCAGAACAAAAATATAAAGCTTGAGTTTAATCAGCCAGGTAGTCCTTATCAGAATGGATTTGTGGAGCGTTTTAATCGCAGTTATCGAGAAGAAGTATTAGATTTATACCTGTTCGATTCACTACAACAAGTACGCGAAATCACAGATGAATGGTTAGAAATTTACAATTATGAAAGGCCTCACGATGCGCTGGAAGACATGACTCCAGTTGGCTACCTTGAGGCTGCATAA